The Desulfovibrio porci genome includes a window with the following:
- a CDS encoding mandelate racemase/muconate lactonizing enzyme family protein: MRDIPPTAPLRSAEVFVFRAPIDVPVRTSFGVMRDRPAVLSRVEDADGLWGWGEAWCNFPSCGAEHRGRLLAETVLPPALGVPWHEPGQLVRDVARKLHILRLQADEPGPMDQALACLDIALWDLVARRAGSPLHELLGDAAMTAMPAYASGINHPGVAETVERMRQAGYRAFKVKIGFGREQDEANIRAALDTLLPGERLAVDANQAWTLEQALEALPRLRQYPLLWVEEPLACDRPAEEWARLAASGRFSLAAGENIRGAASFDAAIAAAAIRVVQPDVCKWGGLTACRRVARAALAAGLHYCPHYLGGGIGLLASAHLLAAVGGDGLLEVDCNPNPLRELLADPFPRLEDGRFILSHEPGLGVVPDMGAVEHLLTFHALCR, encoded by the coding sequence ATGCGGGATATTCCACCCACCGCTCCCCTGCGATCCGCCGAGGTCTTTGTTTTCCGCGCTCCAATAGACGTGCCGGTGCGCACCTCTTTTGGCGTCATGCGCGACAGGCCCGCCGTGCTGTCGCGCGTGGAGGATGCGGACGGCCTGTGGGGTTGGGGCGAAGCCTGGTGCAATTTCCCTTCCTGCGGGGCGGAGCATCGCGGCCGCCTGCTGGCCGAAACGGTGTTGCCGCCTGCTCTCGGCGTACCCTGGCATGAACCCGGCCAACTGGTGCGCGACGTGGCCCGCAAGCTGCACATTTTGCGCCTCCAGGCCGACGAACCCGGCCCCATGGATCAGGCTCTGGCCTGTCTGGATATCGCACTCTGGGATCTGGTCGCCCGCCGTGCGGGCTCGCCGCTGCATGAGCTGCTCGGCGACGCGGCCATGACGGCCATGCCCGCCTATGCCAGCGGCATCAATCATCCCGGCGTGGCTGAAACCGTGGAGCGCATGCGGCAAGCGGGCTACCGGGCCTTCAAGGTCAAGATCGGTTTCGGTCGCGAACAGGACGAGGCCAATATCCGCGCGGCTCTGGATACCCTGCTGCCAGGCGAGCGGCTGGCGGTGGACGCCAATCAGGCCTGGACTCTGGAGCAGGCTCTGGAGGCCTTGCCGCGCCTGCGGCAATATCCCCTGCTCTGGGTGGAAGAGCCGCTGGCCTGCGACCGCCCGGCGGAAGAATGGGCCCGCCTGGCCGCATCCGGCCGGTTTTCCCTGGCCGCCGGGGAAAACATCCGCGGCGCCGCTTCTTTTGACGCGGCCATTGCCGCAGCCGCCATCCGCGTGGTTCAGCCGGACGTCTGCAAATGGGGCGGCCTCACGGCTTGCCGTCGCGTGGCCCGTGCGGCCCTGGCCGCCGGGCTGCACTACTGCCCGCATTATCTCGGCGGCGGCATCGGCCTGCTGGCTTCCGCCCATCTGCTGGCCGCTGTGGGCGGCGACGGCCTGCTGGAAGTGGACTGCAACCCCAATCCCCTGCGCGAGCTGCTGGCCGATCCCTTCCCGCGTCTGGAGGACGGGCGCTTTATCCTGAGTCATGAGCCCGGACTGGGCGTCGTGCCGGACATGGGCGCTGTGGAACATCTGCTGACGTTCCACGCGCTCTGCCGCTGA